In Xylanibacillus composti, a genomic segment contains:
- a CDS encoding NCS2 family permease — protein MARYFEFAKYGTTYRKEFVAGLTTFLAMAYILAVNPGMLSDQTGLEFGEVFTATAVAAIIGTLVMGIVAKFPIALAPGMGLNAFFAYTVVSDFGMGIPWQDALAGVFISGLIFLVLSFTGIRETIINAIPQGLKYAVAAGIGLFIAFIGLKNAGIVVADPGTTVALGSFHDGGVLLALFGIVVTALLMARRINGGIFYGIVITAIVGMIFGVVDTPSAIVSAPPSPTAFGALFDPLFSIEFWTGNMWIVILTFLFVDFFDTAGTLVGVANQAGLMKDNKLPRAGRALASDSVATMAGAVMGTSTTTSYIESSAGVAAGGRTGFAAVVTAGFFALALFFSPVLAVISGTVTAAALVMVGVLMASSLGKIEWEKIDEAIPAFITVLAMPLTYSIATGIAMGFILYPLTKLVKGEGGKVHWTMYVLFVVFLLYFIWLREA, from the coding sequence ATCGCCAGGTATTTCGAATTTGCCAAGTATGGTACAACGTATCGCAAGGAGTTTGTCGCAGGTCTGACCACTTTCCTCGCGATGGCGTACATATTGGCGGTCAACCCAGGCATGCTGTCAGATCAGACAGGTCTGGAGTTTGGCGAAGTCTTCACTGCTACCGCGGTTGCGGCAATCATCGGTACTTTGGTGATGGGGATTGTAGCCAAATTCCCGATTGCGCTGGCACCGGGGATGGGCTTGAATGCATTTTTCGCTTACACAGTTGTATCGGATTTTGGGATGGGTATTCCTTGGCAGGATGCATTAGCAGGTGTGTTTATCTCCGGCTTGATCTTTCTTGTTCTGTCTTTTACGGGAATCCGGGAAACGATCATTAATGCGATTCCGCAAGGTTTGAAATACGCAGTTGCTGCGGGGATCGGGTTGTTTATTGCTTTCATTGGTCTTAAGAACGCAGGCATCGTGGTAGCGGATCCGGGCACAACGGTGGCGCTTGGTTCTTTCCATGACGGCGGCGTGTTGTTGGCCTTGTTCGGCATTGTCGTCACAGCGTTGTTGATGGCGCGCAGAATTAATGGCGGTATCTTTTACGGGATCGTCATTACGGCAATCGTCGGCATGATCTTCGGCGTAGTGGATACGCCGAGCGCGATTGTGAGCGCGCCTCCGAGCCCGACAGCATTCGGCGCCCTCTTCGATCCGCTGTTCAGTATCGAGTTCTGGACGGGGAACATGTGGATTGTCATCCTGACCTTCCTGTTCGTCGATTTCTTCGATACAGCGGGTACGCTGGTCGGCGTGGCCAACCAGGCCGGTCTGATGAAGGATAATAAGCTGCCTCGCGCGGGTCGCGCATTGGCATCGGACTCCGTTGCCACCATGGCTGGCGCAGTAATGGGTACTTCGACCACAACTTCCTATATTGAATCCTCCGCTGGTGTGGCGGCGGGCGGCAGAACGGGATTTGCTGCAGTGGTTACCGCAGGTTTCTTCGCATTAGCCTTGTTCTTCTCGCCGGTGCTGGCTGTGATCAGTGGCACCGTAACAGCGGCAGCACTTGTTATGGTAGGTGTGCTCATGGCCTCCTCGCTTGGAAAGATCGAGTGGGAGAAGATAGACGAAGCGATTCCGGCATTCATAACCGTACTGGCCATGCCGCTTACGTACAGTATTGCGACAGGGATTGCGATGGGCTTCATCCTCTACCCGTTGACGAAGTTGGTGAAGGGTGAAGGCGGCAAAGTCCACTGGACCATGTATGTGTTGTTTGTAGTCTTCCTGCTGTACTTTATCTGGTTGCGGGAAGCGTAA